From the genome of Mya arenaria isolate MELC-2E11 chromosome 5, ASM2691426v1:
tttgatgattatgattgttaactatttttatttatattttgaactaATCAAACACTAGATACGAACTATGCCGAAAACaagttgtgttttaatttttcacaGGTTCAAGTTGGTCACGACGAAAGTCTATTGAATATGAAGACGTTCAAGACTCATTACTTACAGTGAGAACTTCCGGAAACCCAGCTTCCAATATATCCGAACAACAGATATCCGCGTCTACGTCAAGTATATCACGTGATCAACACGCTATCGGCAATTGGCTTGCAAGTCCTGACGCAATATCGTCAGTGCGGCGCATGCGCAGATCAGTAAATGAACAATCTCACCGGAAGTTGATGCGAAAAGCTAGTTGTGAGTCGCGAGTTTCCGATGATTCTCCAATTAATTCTGGAAGCTCGTCGCCGATTCTACATTCGAGAAACAATTCACTGAAAGAACGAAAAAGAAACACTTCCGGGGATGACAGCGCATTGTCACCTAGAATTCGAAAGTGGTCCCGTCGTGGCGGTTCCTTAAAGGAGCGAAAAACGAGCAAAGGCGAAGATAATGAGAGTCTTAAACCTCTCGCGAAATCATATTCCATCCTTTCAAAAGATACAACGAGCTTGGGCGACATTACTGAAAAAGAAGACACTCCGGCATTTAGACCCAAATCTGAAAGTGTTAGCGGTAAACCGACTAGAAAGAATTCAAAGAAGGGACAGAAGCAGCCTCTTCGTAGAAAGTCTAGCACCGACTCTGTCGCTTCCGGGCCAGTGAGCGTTCCTTAGAAAGCACGAAAAGCGGATGTATAGTTGGTGCAGTAAACTACTGCTTGACTCTTGATATCATGACACTTTGATGACTTTGAACACTGTACACAATTCTTGTTTGAACGCTTGCATTCGTAGAATCGGGTTTGGGCATTCGGAATGGAATAAAGCATTCGGCTTGCTCCACCGCATGACCCCACCTGAACATTGGACCTACCATAGAAACTAAACACAattgcaaaaatgaatgttgtatTGGTACCACTATctattttcattcttttttctCATGGTATtcgtaaaaatgtatatttttttaattaattaattac
Proteins encoded in this window:
- the LOC128233370 gene encoding uncharacterized protein LOC128233370; the protein is MSTDDARRHDGGPLERSHIKDMVLRNALENAALVKTSRRLENQRRAFVRQSTRDEEEMRTLLTRLSIEQSGHHGNAGEAGEHGGFHETYTCFGENGRDSQYFDEVDGGFRAGGETEVEHEVEVVANPYPVTIIPRFGGPPTRKQSGISGRPVSHSSSWSRRKSIEYEDVQDSLLTVRTSGNPASNISEQQISASTSSISRDQHAIGNWLASPDAISSVRRMRRSVNEQSHRKLMRKASCESRVSDDSPINSGSSSPILHSRNNSLKERKRNTSGDDSALSPRIRKWSRRGGSLKERKTSKGEDNESLKPLAKSYSILSKDTTSLGDITEKEDTPAFRPKSESVSGKPTRKNSKKGQKQPLRRKSSTDSVASGPVSVP